A genomic region of Helicobacter sp. 12S02232-10 contains the following coding sequences:
- a CDS encoding outer membrane beta-barrel protein, with product MRYLFLCVMILPLFAVQNNLFTSFGVGTGASYKTDFWQQTTKDNSSCAGGTCIGNKTSGSYAGKKGISFEASIGDEVFFDKYYITGLRVYASAEYATVSLGGLISSSEQDGKNKEFTTITGFKPDGSPIIEKVPMKPVPAPQNELFNNGIWMTYGVNLDFFVNLPLDILIRKLFWSKMPFFKIGVYAGGGVEYAMLRSNSWENNAAKKNDKFFASGSGFFANIGGSIYLGSHNRINIGMKIPYYTLNAQNWYDFGDSDPWKQQLVRQNFDISRTREMHISYTYLF from the coding sequence ATGCGATACTTATTTTTATGTGTAATGATTTTACCTCTTTTTGCTGTGCAAAATAATCTATTTACGAGTTTTGGAGTCGGAACAGGAGCCAGCTATAAAACTGATTTTTGGCAACAAACGACAAAAGATAACAGCAGTTGTGCGGGTGGGACTTGCATAGGAAATAAAACAAGCGGGAGTTATGCTGGAAAAAAAGGCATTTCTTTTGAAGCATCCATTGGAGATGAAGTTTTTTTTGATAAATATTATATTACAGGATTGCGGGTTTATGCAAGTGCAGAGTATGCTACTGTTTCTTTAGGGGGATTGATAAGTAGTAGCGAGCAAGATGGTAAGAATAAGGAATTTACTACCATTACGGGATTTAAACCAGATGGTAGCCCTATTATAGAGAAAGTTCCTATGAAACCGGTGCCTGCTCCCCAAAATGAACTTTTTAATAATGGCATTTGGATGACTTATGGAGTTAATCTTGATTTTTTTGTCAATCTTCCGTTAGATATTTTGATAAGAAAATTATTTTGGAGCAAAATGCCATTTTTTAAAATTGGTGTCTATGCCGGTGGGGGAGTTGAGTATGCAATGTTGAGGAGTAATTCTTGGGAGAATAATGCTGCCAAAAAAAATGATAAATTTTTTGCCTCAGGTAGTGGATTTTTTGCTAATATCGGAGGTTCCATCTATTTGGGTAGCCATAATCGTATCAATATTGGGATGAAAATACCTTATTATACGCTAAATGCACAAAATTGGTATGATTTTGGTGATTCTGATCCGTGGAAGCAACAGCTTGTGCGACAAAATTTTGATATTTCTCGCACAAGGGAAATGCATATCAGCTACACTTATCTATTTTGA